A region of Shewanella psychromarinicola DNA encodes the following proteins:
- a CDS encoding extracellular solute-binding protein, translating to MKLLKSVALLSLACVASSATAADALTVYSYRQAFLIEPILEKFTEQSGIDVNVVFAKDGIAERMAREGRLSPADLVLTSDFSRLMELVDKDLVSPVESNVINNNIPPQYRSQQHNWYALTMRVRNLYSSKDRTGKIDIDYEDLASVEYKGKICTRSGKHPYNVALVASMIAHNGEAKTKIWLQGVKANLARKPQGNDRDQVLAVKEGMCDIAIGNSYYYGNMLMDKNQKSWAQAVDINFPNQQNRGAHVNVSGMALAKHAPHKDNAIKLMEFLTSDIAQKMYAEVNMEYPVKADVAPSELVASWGDFKVDSLPIYKLAEHNQDAVKLLDEVKFDL from the coding sequence ATGAAATTGCTAAAAAGTGTCGCATTATTAAGTTTGGCTTGTGTGGCTTCTTCTGCCACTGCAGCAGACGCACTAACGGTTTATTCTTATCGCCAAGCCTTTCTGATTGAGCCTATTCTGGAAAAATTTACCGAGCAGAGTGGTATCGACGTTAATGTCGTATTTGCTAAAGATGGTATAGCAGAACGTATGGCACGAGAAGGTCGCTTATCTCCTGCTGACTTGGTTTTAACATCAGACTTCTCTCGCTTAATGGAGTTGGTGGATAAAGATCTTGTTTCTCCAGTTGAAAGTAATGTCATTAATAATAATATTCCACCTCAATATCGCTCACAGCAACACAATTGGTATGCACTGACGATGCGCGTTCGTAATCTATATTCTTCCAAAGATCGCACCGGTAAAATTGATATTGATTACGAAGATTTAGCCTCAGTAGAATACAAAGGGAAAATTTGTACTCGCAGTGGTAAACATCCTTATAACGTGGCATTAGTGGCGTCGATGATTGCTCATAATGGTGAAGCGAAAACCAAAATCTGGTTACAAGGGGTCAAAGCTAATTTAGCCCGCAAGCCTCAAGGTAACGACCGTGATCAAGTATTAGCGGTTAAAGAAGGTATGTGTGATATCGCTATCGGTAACAGTTATTACTACGGCAATATGCTAATGGATAAAAACCAAAAAAGTTGGGCACAAGCTGTCGACATTAATTTCCCTAATCAACAGAACCGTGGTGCTCATGTCAACGTATCTGGTATGGCATTAGCCAAACATGCTCCGCATAAAGACAATGCAATTAAGCTAATGGAATTCCTAACCTCTGATATTGCACAAAAAATGTATGCTGAGGTGAATATGGAATATCCGGTTAAGGCTGATGTGGCACCGTCTGAATTAGTTGCATCATGGGGTGATTTTAAAGTGGATAGCTTACCTATCTATAAGTTGGCTGAACATAATCAAGATGCAGTAAAATTACTAGACGAAGTAAAATTTGATCTTTAA
- a CDS encoding ABC transporter permease: MILGLTRSWSLVGYFIAAILILPLIALMVQSTLPDQAVFSHLFNTVLPTYIANSLSLMLLVGLGSLLLAIPAAWVIARCDFPFRRYFQWLLLLPLAMPAYIVAYVYTDMLDYAGPVQRTLRDWFEWQSPHDYYFPAIRSLGGAAIILSLVLFPYIYLLARTAFMEQSSSLLYASRVMGCSPWRSFWRLALPMARPALAVGVALVAMETAADFATVSYFAVHTLTTAVYDTWLGYGSLTAAAKLSAIMLLVVFSMIGVERFARRKQQLFQKQSSFNEADRYVLSSTKAWIALGYCTLLLFIAFLLPFTVLCVYAIDYFNESWDARFWQYSLNSLYIAAIVSAVCMLLSLILMFVRRVSPRKSDYLPSRLSSTGYALPGTVLAIGVLVPLTLIDFAINDVYDWLGERGPGLLLTGSVFALIFAFCVRFIAISIGSLENSYKRISPSLDMACITLGQPPLQLLWRVHLPLLRKGIFAGALLVFIESMKELPAALLLRPIGFENLATYVFQFVSDEKLEHGALAAIVIVLVGFVPLIYLNRSLEQQG; this comes from the coding sequence ATGATTTTAGGTTTAACCAGAAGCTGGTCGCTTGTTGGTTATTTTATTGCGGCGATATTAATCTTGCCGCTGATTGCCTTAATGGTGCAATCCACTCTTCCTGATCAAGCTGTATTTAGTCATTTGTTCAATACAGTACTGCCGACATACATCGCTAATAGCTTATCATTGATGTTGTTGGTTGGGCTTGGCTCTTTGCTATTAGCTATTCCTGCCGCATGGGTAATTGCCCGCTGTGACTTTCCTTTTCGACGATATTTTCAGTGGTTATTACTGCTTCCATTAGCCATGCCAGCTTATATTGTTGCTTATGTTTATACCGACATGCTCGACTATGCCGGCCCAGTGCAACGTACACTAAGGGACTGGTTTGAATGGCAATCACCCCATGATTATTATTTCCCCGCGATACGCAGCCTTGGCGGGGCGGCAATAATACTGTCGTTAGTACTATTCCCTTATATTTACTTATTAGCCCGAACCGCTTTTATGGAGCAATCTTCAAGTTTGTTGTATGCATCACGGGTGATGGGTTGTAGTCCGTGGCGCAGTTTTTGGCGACTTGCATTACCCATGGCACGGCCTGCTTTAGCTGTTGGCGTTGCCCTAGTGGCTATGGAAACCGCAGCAGATTTTGCCACTGTAAGTTATTTTGCCGTTCATACACTAACCACAGCTGTTTACGACACATGGCTTGGCTATGGCAGTTTAACGGCTGCCGCTAAGTTATCGGCAATTATGTTGCTGGTGGTATTTTCTATGATTGGTGTTGAACGGTTTGCCCGTCGCAAACAACAATTATTTCAAAAACAATCATCCTTCAATGAAGCCGATCGATATGTGTTGTCATCAACTAAGGCCTGGATTGCGCTAGGCTATTGCACATTATTGTTATTTATTGCCTTCTTGCTGCCTTTTACCGTGTTATGTGTTTATGCCATTGATTATTTTAACGAGAGTTGGGATGCACGGTTTTGGCAATATAGCCTTAACAGCTTATACATTGCCGCTATCGTCAGTGCTGTGTGTATGCTGTTATCACTGATATTGATGTTTGTCCGTCGAGTCAGTCCGCGCAAAAGTGATTATCTTCCCTCTAGACTAAGCTCTACTGGTTATGCCTTGCCGGGCACCGTTCTGGCAATTGGTGTTTTGGTACCACTGACATTGATTGATTTTGCGATTAACGATGTTTATGATTGGCTGGGTGAACGTGGGCCGGGATTGTTATTGACCGGCAGCGTGTTCGCCCTGATTTTTGCCTTTTGTGTGCGTTTTATTGCCATATCTATCGGTAGCTTAGAGAACAGTTATAAGCGTATTTCGCCTTCTTTGGACATGGCGTGTATTACCTTGGGGCAACCCCCACTTCAACTGCTTTGGCGTGTTCATTTACCTTTATTGCGTAAAGGGATTTTTGCCGGTGCATTGTTGGTGTTTATTGAAAGTATGAAAGAGTTGCCCGCAGCATTATTATTACGCCCCATCGGATTTGAAAACTTAGCCACTTATGTGTTTCAGTTTGTCTCAGATGAAAAGCTTGAACACGGTGCATTAGCCGCGATTGTTATTGTGTTAGTAGGGTTTGTTCCGTTGATTTATCTTAATCGCTCCTTGGAGCAACAAGGCTAA
- a CDS encoding ABC transporter ATP-binding protein, with translation MSTLTIENICSDYQGQVILRHLDLTLLQGEIVALLGPSGCGKTTLLRVIAGLQTISQGCISISGQVMSSDDVFVASEQRGVGMIFQDYALFPHLTVADNILFGVKNLNAKERLTRLDEMLDLVKLTSLASRYPHELSGGQQQRVSIARALAYQPELLLLDEPFSNIDAQVRNEMMLEIRAILKKRNVSAVFVTHSKDEAFVFADKLALFKDGAIIQHGKAETLYRSPKERYVADFLGAGNYLPVTVTTRYQVDYALGTLNSTEKLPWPIGSQGQVLLRPQQIEVHSNIDGLGCIVERHFLGAVCHYQVKIGADILDVSSQSTTLIPGQRVDIRIAPHPLVIFN, from the coding sequence ATGTCAACCTTAACTATTGAAAATATCTGTAGTGATTATCAAGGTCAAGTGATCTTGCGTCATTTGGATCTTACCTTACTGCAAGGTGAAATTGTCGCATTATTAGGCCCCAGTGGTTGTGGCAAAACCACACTGTTGCGCGTGATTGCAGGTTTGCAAACTATTAGCCAAGGCTGTATCAGTATTAGTGGCCAGGTGATGAGCAGTGATGACGTGTTTGTGGCCAGTGAGCAACGTGGTGTCGGCATGATTTTTCAAGACTATGCCTTATTTCCACACTTAACCGTGGCGGATAATATTTTATTTGGCGTTAAAAACCTTAATGCAAAGGAGCGCCTAACTCGGTTGGATGAGATGCTTGATCTGGTTAAATTAACTAGCTTGGCATCTCGTTATCCTCATGAATTATCTGGCGGACAGCAGCAGCGAGTTTCGATTGCGCGTGCCTTAGCTTATCAACCTGAATTATTATTACTTGATGAACCTTTTTCCAATATTGATGCGCAGGTACGTAACGAGATGATGCTGGAAATTCGTGCCATATTGAAAAAGCGAAATGTGAGTGCGGTGTTTGTGACTCACAGTAAAGATGAGGCATTTGTATTCGCAGATAAACTGGCATTATTTAAAGATGGCGCCATTATTCAACATGGCAAAGCTGAAACCTTATACCGTTCACCAAAAGAGCGCTACGTGGCTGATTTTTTAGGAGCTGGTAATTATTTACCTGTTACTGTAACGACTCGTTATCAAGTCGATTATGCTCTTGGCACTCTTAATAGTACTGAAAAATTACCTTGGCCTATTGGAAGCCAAGGGCAAGTATTATTAAGGCCACAGCAAATTGAAGTTCATTCTAATATCGATGGTCTTGGCTGCATTGTTGAAAGGCATTTTCTAGGTGCTGTATGCCATTATCAAGTTAAAATTGGCGCTGATATTTTGGATGTAAGTAGCCAATCAACGACACTAATACCAGGTCAACGAGTTGATATTCGCATTGCGCCACATCCGCTAGTCATTTTTAATTAA
- a CDS encoding TnsD family Tn7-like transposition protein, producing the protein MNSLEYIWLYRHNRDWLLNTNNKYKRPIPVVNNRVDWKSRDMEIVRALIRIIDKHSDDVSGPRLSMKWLVSQLDTGTSVEKYLYKLSLASIYLARYSESITDYQIRRITHVMIMTRPNILPRWQILRLSGLSDERMTQMTCEFLDSLLTNFWALRGQ; encoded by the coding sequence TTGAATTCACTTGAGTATATTTGGTTATACCGCCACAATAGAGATTGGTTGCTTAACACTAATAACAAATACAAGCGTCCTATTCCCGTAGTAAACAATAGAGTTGATTGGAAAAGCAGGGATATGGAAATTGTTAGAGCTCTTATTCGTATAATCGACAAACATTCTGATGATGTTTCGGGGCCTCGATTATCGATGAAATGGCTTGTTTCTCAATTAGATACTGGAACGTCAGTGGAGAAGTATTTATATAAACTGTCCTTGGCTTCAATCTATCTTGCCCGTTACTCTGAAAGTATTACTGATTATCAAATAAGAAGGATTACTCACGTCATGATTATGACTAGACCAAATATACTTCCTCGATGGCAGATACTTAGATTGTCGGGGTTAAGTGACGAGCGGATGACTCAAATGACATGTGAATTTTTAGACAGCCTATTAACAAATTTTTGGGCTTTAAGAGGACAGTAA
- a CDS encoding IS630 family transposase — translation MKQITLSPEQKVALETRHKSSSDRRECDRIKAILLRDENWPTPMIAQALRIHETTVVRYIDAYAHDQKLTCNSGGSLSYLSQEQTELLIAHLCEVTYLHSHQIVAYISEQFQIKYTVSGLNKWLHKHQFSYKNPKGVPHKFDEDKQTAFIEYYEQLKSSLTPDEPLLFMDAVHPTQATKITAGWIKKGVDKPIETTGSRTRINVVGAIRLGHLTEAVIEQYSKTVNGASIIDFLNQIRARYSTSGVIHLVLDGAGYHRNALVVKEAEHLNITLHYLPPYSPNLNPIERLWKVMNKHARNGQYFATTKEFRRKITDFFSITLPDIADTLGDTINDNFQKLKPAV, via the coding sequence ATGAAACAAATTACACTCTCGCCAGAACAAAAAGTAGCATTGGAAACTCGACATAAAAGCTCGAGTGATAGGCGTGAGTGTGATCGCATTAAAGCCATTTTACTACGCGATGAAAATTGGCCAACGCCAATGATTGCCCAAGCGTTACGTATTCACGAAACGACCGTAGTTCGATACATTGATGCCTATGCTCACGACCAAAAACTCACGTGTAATAGTGGCGGCTCCTTAAGCTATCTGAGTCAAGAGCAAACTGAACTATTGATTGCACACCTGTGTGAGGTGACCTACTTGCATAGCCATCAAATAGTCGCTTATATCTCAGAACAATTTCAGATTAAGTACACAGTGTCAGGTCTCAATAAATGGCTGCATAAACATCAGTTCAGCTATAAAAACCCTAAAGGGGTTCCTCACAAATTTGATGAAGACAAACAAACGGCTTTCATTGAATATTATGAGCAACTAAAATCCTCGTTAACCCCTGATGAACCGTTATTATTTATGGATGCGGTTCATCCGACCCAAGCCACAAAAATCACCGCTGGCTGGATAAAAAAAGGCGTTGATAAACCGATAGAAACGACGGGAAGCCGAACCCGTATTAACGTGGTTGGTGCAATCCGACTTGGTCACTTAACAGAAGCGGTCATTGAGCAATATAGCAAAACGGTTAACGGTGCATCCATCATCGATTTTTTAAACCAAATTAGAGCGCGTTACTCAACAAGTGGTGTTATCCATTTGGTGCTTGATGGCGCTGGATACCATCGAAATGCCTTAGTGGTTAAAGAGGCTGAACATCTGAATATAACATTGCATTACCTGCCGCCTTATAGTCCAAATTTAAACCCAATAGAACGATTGTGGAAGGTGATGAATAAACATGCGAGGAATGGGCAATACTTCGCAACGACAAAAGAATTCCGACGAAAAATCACTGACTTTTTTAGCATCACCCTCCCCGATATTGCTGACACGCTCGGTGATACAATTAATGATAACTTTCAGAAATTAAAACCTGCAGTTTGA
- the tnpC gene encoding IS66 family transposase: protein MKITEINQLQQTKIQALEEDILVFKQQLDWFKRQLFGRKSEKQLFDKLGAQGSLFATDKAVVSIDTSTDIKAHKRKSNKQLNGDEVNDTGLRFDASVPTKVIDIPAPELQGDDAEHYEIIGYKETNRLAQQPGSYTILIYRRPIVRHKREQTVKTPSAPSNVLEGCYADVSLIAGLMVDKGVYHLPLYRQHQRMIDSGVHISRATLINWVQKGIELLRPIYQANLKSIINSQTLAMDEVPIKAGRKSKGKGKMKQTYFWPMFGDNNEIAFTWSSSRGFLHAQNQLEGFTGTLLTDGYAAYSKTVAKLNEKEKTVTHATCWVHARRYFDRALLIEPIAAQAAIDQIALLYKVEKHIKDKITEPADTLTYRQKHSEPLVTEFFNWVYEQRQRTDLTPQNPLSKALNYVNERQVELKVFLSNPAVAMDTNHLERALRVIPMGRKNYLFCWSELGAEQLGILQSLLVTCRLQEINPYHYLVDVLQRVSIHPASKVAELTPRIWKEKFADNFLTSDLA from the coding sequence ATGAAAATTACCGAAATCAATCAGTTACAGCAAACTAAAATTCAAGCACTCGAAGAAGATATTCTTGTGTTTAAACAGCAGTTGGATTGGTTTAAACGTCAACTTTTTGGTCGTAAATCAGAAAAACAATTATTCGATAAATTGGGCGCTCAGGGCTCATTATTTGCTACAGATAAAGCTGTTGTATCAATCGATACCTCCACCGACATCAAAGCCCACAAACGCAAATCAAACAAACAACTCAATGGCGATGAAGTCAATGACACGGGTTTACGTTTTGATGCGTCTGTTCCGACTAAAGTTATCGATATTCCCGCACCTGAGTTACAGGGTGATGACGCTGAGCACTATGAAATCATCGGCTATAAAGAAACTAACCGCTTAGCGCAACAACCCGGCAGTTATACGATATTAATTTACCGTCGTCCTATTGTTCGCCATAAACGTGAGCAAACGGTGAAAACGCCATCAGCACCGAGTAATGTACTTGAGGGATGTTACGCCGATGTTTCCCTGATTGCAGGACTTATGGTTGATAAAGGGGTGTATCATCTGCCACTTTATCGGCAACACCAACGGATGATTGATTCAGGTGTTCATATCAGCCGAGCCACCTTAATTAACTGGGTACAAAAAGGCATTGAACTGCTCCGGCCTATCTACCAGGCTAATCTAAAGTCTATTATCAACAGTCAAACCCTTGCCATGGATGAAGTCCCCATAAAAGCAGGCAGAAAAAGCAAAGGCAAAGGCAAAATGAAACAAACCTATTTCTGGCCGATGTTCGGTGACAACAATGAAATCGCCTTTACTTGGTCGAGTAGCCGAGGCTTTTTGCATGCCCAAAATCAGCTCGAAGGCTTTACCGGCACTTTATTGACCGATGGTTATGCCGCTTACAGTAAAACAGTGGCAAAATTGAATGAAAAAGAAAAAACGGTTACGCATGCTACTTGTTGGGTACATGCAAGGCGTTATTTTGATAGAGCGTTACTGATTGAGCCAATAGCAGCACAGGCGGCTATTGACCAAATAGCATTGCTTTATAAAGTTGAAAAACACATCAAAGACAAGATAACCGAGCCTGCGGATACCTTAACCTATCGGCAAAAGCACAGCGAGCCACTTGTTACTGAATTTTTCAACTGGGTTTATGAGCAACGACAGCGAACCGATTTAACACCCCAAAACCCCTTAAGCAAAGCCTTAAATTATGTGAATGAGCGCCAAGTTGAATTGAAAGTGTTCTTGTCAAATCCCGCTGTTGCCATGGATACCAACCACCTTGAGCGGGCATTGCGTGTTATCCCTATGGGACGCAAGAATTATTTGTTTTGTTGGAGCGAATTAGGCGCAGAGCAGCTAGGTATTTTACAAAGTTTACTTGTCACTTGTCGTCTACAAGAAATCAATCCCTACCACTACCTTGTTGATGTATTGCAACGTGTCAGCATACATCCCGCTTCAAAAGTAGCAGAGCTTACCCCGAGAATATGGAAAGAAAAGTTCGCTGATAATTTTTTAACGTCAGATCTGGCTTGA
- the tnpB gene encoding IS66 family insertion sequence element accessory protein TnpB (TnpB, as the term is used for proteins encoded by IS66 family insertion elements, is considered an accessory protein, since TnpC, encoded by a neighboring gene, is a DDE family transposase.): MLLQEPNLSVWLYAHPVDMRKQFDGLAALAQSKLKRPASSGELFVFINKRRTHIKILYYSRGGYCLWSKRLEQGQFHRVTSDEDKMSLNWAQLQCLIEGINWQKALKSKRYSR, encoded by the coding sequence ATGTTACTGCAAGAGCCCAACTTATCGGTATGGCTTTACGCTCATCCCGTTGATATGCGCAAGCAATTTGATGGGTTAGCCGCATTGGCGCAATCAAAACTCAAGCGACCAGCCAGCAGTGGTGAGTTGTTTGTGTTTATCAATAAGCGGCGAACTCACATCAAAATTCTTTACTACAGTCGTGGCGGTTACTGTTTATGGAGCAAACGCCTTGAGCAAGGTCAGTTTCATCGCGTTACCAGTGATGAAGATAAAATGTCACTCAATTGGGCGCAATTACAGTGTTTAATTGAGGGGATTAATTGGCAAAAAGCACTCAAAAGTAAGCGCTATAGTCGGTAG
- the tnpA gene encoding IS66 family insertion sequence element accessory protein TnpA: MANVHRTPKQWQAIIEQHAPSELQVATFCKQQQITLSSFYAWRKRLTNQPSLPSITSKPIISESAQDDWHSISPEPNVAASPWDIELSLPNGVVLRMMNT; encoded by the coding sequence ATGGCAAATGTCCACAGAACGCCTAAGCAATGGCAAGCAATAATCGAGCAGCATGCACCAAGCGAATTGCAAGTCGCTACCTTCTGTAAACAACAACAAATTACCCTCTCAAGCTTTTATGCTTGGCGTAAACGGTTAACAAACCAGCCATCACTTCCTTCAATCACTAGTAAACCTATCATTAGCGAAAGTGCTCAGGACGATTGGCACAGTATCAGCCCAGAGCCGAACGTCGCAGCGTCACCTTGGGATATTGAATTATCACTACCTAACGGCGTAGTTTTGCGCATGATGAATACTTGA
- a CDS encoding FeoA family protein produces MIKAVFSLLPNILAKLSSSKNQTTIQNRQVKKLYNAELSRMYTIENVASNDPKMNDFLFTLGCFKGQQVTLISHLSGNYVIAVKDARYSIDADLAKAIILV; encoded by the coding sequence ATGATCAAAGCCGTGTTTAGTCTATTACCGAATATCTTAGCAAAACTGTCAAGCTCAAAAAATCAGACGACAATACAAAATCGTCAAGTAAAAAAACTATATAACGCTGAACTGAGTAGGATGTACACAATTGAAAACGTCGCTTCAAATGATCCGAAGATGAATGATTTTCTCTTCACTTTGGGTTGTTTCAAAGGACAACAGGTAACCTTGATATCTCATTTATCTGGCAATTACGTTATAGCTGTAAAGGATGCTAGGTACAGTATTGATGCTGATTTAGCAAAAGCTATCATACTCGTTTAA
- the feoB gene encoding ferrous iron transport protein B produces MKIALAGNPNSGKTTLFNAITGKMEHVGNWAGVTVSKKEGIIKEALTQTTNAITVVDLPGSYSMSPFSSEETITQNFIKGEAPDVIINVVDSTNLNRSLFFTTQLLDLGVPVIVALNKYDLTRDKKNQINLQELSRLLRCPVVETISLRSEGNGLDTLIAKSIAIKGQSQTAPFSLQNVDLNDRNSVEVDNTKRFEFVKNIVKAVETRQVESSKQTTQDSIDRVLADKWMGLPIFALVMWSIFSISQTHLGPVLADVLGGWIDGLYSLVEQLLGDDVSPLLRSLLLDGIIGGVGAVVGFLPLIMVLFFLLALLEDSGYMARVAVVMDRFFKTVGLSGKSIIPMVIGTGCSIPGIMATRTIQNERQRRTTAMLTPFMPCGAKLPVIALFAGVFFNDSAWVGTLMYFVGIAIIIISALIIGKITGEKNSRPFFILELPEYRFPSIKRATESTLSRAKAFIIKAGTIILVCNAAVQIMQTFNWQFQVVAEGAEGSSILAGLASPFAMILIPLGFGVWQLAAAAITGFIAKENVVGTLAVVYGITNFIDTEKLALVSGSSDVAGIMGLTTVAALSYLMFNLFTPPCFAAIGAMNAELEDKKWLWGGVIFQFGMGYFVAFITYQIGTLFTTGSLGQGFVYGLLTCLGLLGILIYLIRKGCTQEDLKLNKGLN; encoded by the coding sequence GTGAAAATAGCACTAGCAGGCAATCCAAACAGCGGTAAAACCACACTATTTAATGCCATAACTGGAAAAATGGAACATGTAGGCAATTGGGCTGGTGTAACCGTTAGTAAAAAAGAAGGCATAATCAAAGAAGCTTTAACTCAAACTACTAATGCAATTACAGTCGTAGATTTACCTGGTTCATATTCAATGTCACCATTTTCTTCCGAAGAAACAATCACTCAAAATTTCATAAAGGGCGAAGCCCCAGACGTTATTATAAATGTTGTTGATTCAACAAACCTGAATCGAAGCCTATTCTTTACCACGCAGCTGTTAGATCTTGGCGTTCCGGTTATTGTTGCACTAAATAAATATGATTTAACTCGGGACAAAAAAAATCAAATCAACTTACAGGAGTTAAGTCGGTTGTTGAGGTGCCCTGTAGTTGAGACAATCTCGTTACGAAGTGAAGGCAATGGATTGGACACATTAATTGCTAAATCTATAGCGATAAAAGGTCAATCGCAAACAGCCCCATTCAGCCTTCAGAACGTTGATTTAAATGATAGAAACTCAGTAGAAGTGGATAATACGAAACGATTTGAGTTTGTGAAAAATATAGTGAAAGCAGTCGAAACAAGGCAAGTTGAAAGCTCTAAGCAGACGACACAAGATTCAATAGATCGGGTTTTAGCTGATAAATGGATGGGACTTCCGATATTTGCATTGGTTATGTGGAGCATTTTCTCTATTTCTCAAACCCACTTAGGTCCAGTCTTGGCTGATGTTCTAGGTGGATGGATAGATGGTCTGTACTCTCTAGTAGAGCAGTTACTTGGTGATGACGTTTCTCCTTTATTAAGATCATTACTTTTAGATGGTATTATTGGAGGCGTTGGTGCAGTTGTTGGTTTTCTGCCTCTAATAATGGTTCTCTTTTTCTTATTAGCACTGCTTGAAGACAGTGGTTATATGGCTCGAGTAGCTGTTGTAATGGACCGTTTTTTCAAAACAGTAGGCCTGTCTGGTAAGTCCATTATTCCAATGGTTATTGGTACTGGCTGTTCTATTCCTGGAATAATGGCAACCAGAACGATACAAAACGAAAGACAAAGAAGAACGACTGCAATGCTGACTCCCTTTATGCCTTGTGGAGCTAAACTGCCTGTAATAGCTTTGTTTGCGGGAGTATTTTTCAATGACTCTGCATGGGTAGGGACCCTCATGTACTTTGTAGGTATTGCTATCATTATTATCAGTGCATTGATAATAGGAAAAATTACAGGAGAAAAAAATTCACGACCTTTTTTCATATTGGAATTACCCGAATACCGATTTCCCAGCATCAAAAGAGCAACAGAGTCAACTCTTTCACGTGCTAAAGCTTTCATTATTAAAGCCGGTACCATAATCCTTGTATGCAACGCAGCGGTTCAGATTATGCAAACTTTCAATTGGCAATTTCAAGTTGTTGCTGAAGGTGCTGAGGGCTCAAGTATCTTAGCCGGATTAGCTTCGCCATTTGCTATGATATTAATCCCCCTAGGCTTTGGAGTATGGCAGCTTGCGGCAGCGGCTATCACAGGATTTATCGCCAAAGAAAATGTAGTAGGGACACTTGCAGTTGTATACGGGATTACTAACTTCATTGATACAGAAAAACTTGCGTTAGTTTCTGGAAGCTCCGATGTGGCAGGTATAATGGGGTTAACAACTGTCGCAGCGTTATCCTATCTCATGTTTAACCTTTTTACCCCTCCTTGTTTCGCAGCAATTGGTGCGATGAATGCTGAGTTAGAAGATAAGAAATGGTTGTGGGGAGGCGTTATATTCCAGTTTGGCATGGGTTATTTTGTTGCATTTATAACTTATCAAATCGGCACACTTTTTACTACTGGGTCATTAGGTCAAGGTTTTGTATACGGCCTTCTCACTTGTTTAGGACTTTTAGGGATTTTAATATACCTAATTAGAAAAGGTTGTACGCAAGAAGATCTAAAACTCAACAAGGGCCTTAACTAG